A single region of the Thermoplasmata archaeon genome encodes:
- a CDS encoding RNA-protein complex protein Nop10 has protein sequence MRSLMHKCRGCGRYTLADACPACGGPAGNPMPPRYSPEDRYGSYRRRLIRESDPSWKTS, from the coding sequence ATGCGCTCCCTGATGCACAAGTGCCGCGGCTGCGGGCGGTACACCCTGGCGGACGCCTGCCCGGCGTGCGGCGGGCCCGCGGGGAACCCGATGCCGCCGCGGTACTCCCCGGAGGACCGCTACGGTTCCTACCGACGTCGGCTGATCCGGGAGAGTGACCCCTCATGGAAAACATC